The following are encoded in a window of Pseudomonas multiresinivorans genomic DNA:
- a CDS encoding polysaccharide biosynthesis tyrosine autokinase, whose translation MSVMPRSSLETLQDTRIDVAGLLRLLFDHKKMILAVTGLFAVLGLFYAVVATPIYVSGAMIQIEQKKNGLNGTPEVINRPDSVSIASTEIELLKSRAVLGKAVELLKLDIVAKPKRMPLIGDYLARRYQPEAGQPLAAPWLGMGAYGWGGEQIKVFSLDVPEEYLGEPLTLVADGGDAYHLLNADGQLLLRGELKKPVLEKGFSIEVDELVARPGTEFIVAKNRLLTTTLNYQKLLKVAEAGKDSGIIYMTLEDPNPLQADRILDKISQLYVLQNVERSSAEASQRLQFLRSQLPVVRLDLEKAEAAYNAYQTTAKSADISVETRGVLDQVVGIDNQLSELKLKRAEYDRLYTPTHPLYQALNKQMGSLEDRKAQLQKRIQSLPATQQELLRLSRDMQVTRQTYTNLLNKAQEQDIIRAGTIGNVRVIDTAQANVEQPAKPMRKVIVLLATLLGFCVALGILFLRQAFYRGVENPEAIEQLGLSVLAAIPYSRQQERLEKERKGDILGHTPKLLAASTPGDLANEAIRSLRTNLHFALLEARNNVVMLTSPAPGAGKSFVSSNLAAIVAQSGLRTLLIDADMRKGYLHRVFGLTPRHGLSDALSAHRPLSEVILPTEVPELDFISCGFAAPNPSELLMHDNFAQLLRDASSMYDLVIVDTPPVLAVTDAALVGRLCGICLLVTRFGQSPASEIDTARRRLGQSGIHLQGAILNGVKRKASTAAYDYGAYAYRYDAKD comes from the coding sequence ATGAGTGTCATGCCCCGCTCGTCCCTGGAAACGCTCCAGGACACCCGCATCGATGTCGCCGGCCTGCTGCGCCTGCTGTTCGATCACAAGAAGATGATCCTCGCCGTCACTGGCCTGTTCGCCGTACTCGGGCTCTTCTATGCAGTGGTCGCCACGCCCATCTATGTCTCCGGCGCGATGATCCAGATCGAGCAGAAGAAGAACGGCCTCAACGGCACGCCCGAGGTGATCAATCGCCCCGACTCGGTGTCGATCGCATCCACCGAGATCGAGCTGCTGAAATCCCGTGCGGTGCTCGGCAAGGCGGTCGAACTGCTGAAGCTGGACATCGTCGCCAAGCCCAAGCGCATGCCGCTGATCGGTGACTACCTGGCGCGGCGCTACCAGCCCGAGGCCGGCCAACCCCTTGCTGCGCCCTGGCTGGGCATGGGCGCCTACGGTTGGGGTGGCGAGCAGATCAAGGTGTTCTCCCTCGACGTGCCGGAGGAATACCTGGGTGAGCCGCTGACCCTGGTGGCCGACGGCGGCGACGCCTATCACCTGCTCAACGCCGATGGCCAGCTGCTGCTGCGCGGCGAGCTGAAGAAACCGGTGCTGGAGAAAGGCTTCAGCATTGAGGTGGACGAGCTGGTGGCGCGCCCCGGTACCGAGTTCATCGTGGCGAAGAACCGCCTGCTGACCACCACCCTGAACTACCAGAAGCTGCTCAAGGTGGCCGAGGCCGGCAAGGATTCGGGGATCATCTACATGACCCTGGAAGACCCCAACCCGCTGCAGGCCGACCGCATCCTCGACAAGATCAGCCAGCTCTACGTGCTGCAGAACGTCGAACGCAGCTCCGCCGAAGCCTCCCAGCGCCTGCAGTTCCTGCGCTCGCAACTGCCGGTGGTGCGCCTGGACCTGGAGAAGGCCGAGGCTGCCTATAACGCCTACCAGACCACCGCCAAGTCGGCCGACATCAGCGTCGAGACCCGCGGTGTGCTGGACCAGGTGGTGGGCATCGACAACCAGCTTTCCGAGCTCAAGCTCAAGCGCGCCGAGTACGACCGCCTGTACACCCCGACCCACCCGCTGTACCAGGCGCTGAACAAGCAGATGGGCAGCCTGGAGGACCGCAAGGCCCAGCTGCAGAAACGCATCCAGAGCCTGCCGGCTACCCAGCAGGAACTGCTGCGCCTGTCCCGTGACATGCAGGTCACCCGGCAGACCTACACCAACCTGCTGAACAAGGCCCAGGAGCAGGACATCATCCGCGCCGGCACCATCGGCAACGTGCGGGTGATCGACACCGCCCAGGCCAACGTCGAGCAGCCGGCCAAGCCGATGCGCAAGGTCATCGTGCTGCTCGCCACCCTGCTCGGCTTCTGCGTCGCCCTGGGCATCCTGTTCCTGCGCCAGGCCTTCTACCGTGGCGTGGAGAACCCCGAGGCGATCGAACAGCTCGGCCTCTCGGTGCTCGCCGCGATTCCCTACTCGCGGCAGCAGGAGCGCCTGGAGAAGGAACGCAAGGGCGACATCCTCGGCCACACGCCCAAGCTGCTCGCCGCCTCCACCCCCGGCGACCTGGCCAACGAGGCCATCCGCAGCCTGCGCACCAACCTGCATTTCGCCCTGCTCGAAGCGCGCAACAACGTCGTGATGCTCACCAGCCCCGCGCCGGGCGCCGGCAAGTCGTTCGTCTCCAGCAACCTGGCGGCCATCGTCGCGCAATCGGGCCTGCGCACCCTGCTGATCGATGCCGACATGCGCAAGGGCTACCTGCACCGGGTGTTCGGCCTGACCCCGCGCCACGGCCTGTCCGACGCGCTGAGCGCGCACCGCCCGCTGAGCGAAGTGATCCTGCCCACCGAGGTGCCGGAGCTGGACTTCATTTCCTGCGGCTTTGCCGCACCGAACCCGTCCGAGCTGCTGATGCACGACAACTTCGCCCAGCTGCTGCGCGATGCCTCGTCGATGTACGACCTGGTGATAGTCGACACCCCGCCGGTGCTGGCGGTGACCGACGCCGCGCTGGTCGGCCGGCTGTGCGGCATCTGCCTGCTGGTGACCCGCTTCGGCCAGAGCCCGGCCAGCGAGATAGACACCGCGCGTCGCCGCCTGGGGCAGAGCGGCATCCACCTGCAGGGCGCGATCCTCAATGGCGTGAAGCGCAAGGCCTCCACCGCAGCCTACGACTACGGTGCCTACGCCTATCGCTACGACGCCAAGGACTGA
- a CDS encoding glycosyltransferase, which produces MNGSTVLVTLTYGDRLEYLEELLARAFREKDITRAIVVSNASVAELDQLFMLWPNRVQVIELDSNTGSANGYAVGIEAALKSGCDFIWLMDDDNAPTPGSFPLLKQRLIDCALRHGTDNTAVLGFRPTHQADVASGVPTRFITPPRSSYFGFHVRQLPYKLWRRTPWGKPKPRPAQPLLELPFAYYGGLLGHADLFRRIGLPRRDLVLYADDTEYTFRIGNLGGHLYLVPEAGLDDLENSWNIKARTSNIYETYLLGSSDLRAYYAARNQAWFDKNLWVTSPLMYRFNRWVFIRLLHFFARRHQRESRLALLLQAIRDGEAGALGMNRAYPL; this is translated from the coding sequence ATGAATGGATCGACCGTGCTGGTGACGCTGACCTATGGCGATCGCCTGGAGTATCTGGAAGAGCTGCTGGCCCGCGCCTTCCGCGAGAAGGACATCACCCGCGCCATCGTCGTCAGCAATGCCTCGGTGGCTGAGCTGGACCAGTTGTTCATGCTCTGGCCCAACCGCGTGCAGGTGATCGAGCTGGACAGCAACACCGGCTCGGCCAATGGCTATGCCGTCGGCATCGAGGCCGCGCTGAAGAGCGGCTGCGATTTCATCTGGCTGATGGATGATGACAACGCGCCGACGCCGGGCTCGTTCCCGCTGCTCAAGCAGCGCCTGATCGATTGCGCGCTGCGCCATGGCACCGACAACACGGCCGTGCTGGGCTTCCGCCCGACCCACCAGGCCGACGTCGCTTCCGGCGTGCCGACCCGTTTCATCACGCCGCCGCGCTCCAGCTACTTCGGTTTCCACGTTCGCCAGCTGCCCTACAAGCTCTGGCGCCGCACGCCCTGGGGCAAGCCGAAGCCGCGCCCGGCGCAGCCGCTGCTGGAGCTGCCGTTCGCCTACTACGGCGGCCTGCTCGGGCATGCCGACCTGTTCCGCCGCATCGGCCTGCCGCGCCGCGACCTGGTGCTCTACGCCGACGACACCGAATACACCTTCCGTATCGGCAACCTGGGTGGCCACCTCTACCTGGTGCCCGAGGCGGGCCTGGACGACCTGGAGAACTCCTGGAACATCAAGGCGCGCACCTCGAACATCTACGAGACCTACCTGCTGGGCAGCTCCGACCTGCGCGCCTACTACGCCGCGCGCAACCAGGCGTGGTTCGACAAGAACCTGTGGGTGACCTCGCCGCTGATGTACCGTTTCAACCGCTGGGTGTTCATCCGCCTGCTGCACTTCTTCGCCCGTCGCCACCAGCGCGAAAGCCGCCTGGCCCTGCTGCTGCAGGCGATCCGCGATGGCGAAGCCGGCGCGCTCGGCATGAACCGGGCCTACCCGCTATGA
- a CDS encoding glycosyltransferase family 2 protein, whose protein sequence is MDIRSELQILSNWPEDPKPLLSVVCLAYNQVNYIGRTLDSFLEQVTDFRIEVLINDDASTDGTSEVIADYAARYPHIIKPIFHKENQYSKGLSHGLPVFRKARGRYIAYCEGDDFWTDPRKLQIQVDFLEKNPDYVITYHDAYTFNEDGVIKPMQLTGKFRRDASRVELQQARAISTLTTVFRNVLTEMPEELLTTRMVDLCWWSLLGAYGKGRFIEEIRPAAYRVHKGGIFSMQADRVQQHMTLHTYYCLSRYYQRLGNQELNEYFLMQVCRMSMAAISPMRKVQAFLMLIGNHGVNLLKRLNPIQAR, encoded by the coding sequence ATGGATATCCGCTCCGAGCTGCAGATCCTCTCCAACTGGCCGGAAGACCCGAAGCCTCTCTTGAGCGTCGTTTGCCTGGCCTACAACCAGGTCAACTACATCGGCCGCACGCTGGACAGCTTCCTGGAGCAGGTCACCGACTTCCGCATCGAAGTGCTGATCAACGATGACGCCTCCACCGACGGCACCAGCGAAGTGATCGCCGACTACGCGGCGCGCTATCCGCACATCATCAAGCCGATCTTCCACAAGGAAAACCAGTACTCCAAGGGCTTGTCCCACGGCCTGCCGGTCTTCCGCAAGGCGCGCGGCCGCTACATCGCCTACTGCGAGGGCGACGACTTCTGGACCGACCCGCGCAAGCTGCAGATCCAGGTCGATTTCCTCGAGAAGAATCCCGACTACGTCATCACCTACCACGACGCCTACACCTTCAACGAGGACGGCGTGATCAAGCCGATGCAGCTCACCGGCAAGTTCCGCCGCGACGCCAGCCGCGTGGAGCTGCAGCAGGCGCGGGCGATCTCCACGCTGACCACGGTGTTCCGCAACGTGCTCACCGAAATGCCCGAGGAGCTGCTCACCACGCGCATGGTCGACCTCTGCTGGTGGTCGCTGCTGGGTGCCTACGGCAAGGGCCGCTTCATCGAGGAAATCCGTCCCGCCGCCTACCGCGTGCACAAGGGCGGGATCTTCTCCATGCAGGCCGACCGCGTGCAGCAGCACATGACCCTGCACACCTACTACTGCCTGTCGCGCTACTACCAGCGCCTGGGGAACCAGGAGCTCAACGAGTATTTCCTGATGCAGGTCTGCCGGATGTCCATGGCTGCCATTTCGCCCATGCGCAAGGTACAGGCGTTCCTGATGTTGATCGGCAACCACGGCGTCAACCTGCTCAAGCGGCTGAACCCGATTCAGGCGCGCTGA
- a CDS encoding DegT/DnrJ/EryC1/StrS family aminotransferase — MINVTKTYLGNLDKFKAYVEQIYASGWITNHGPFVTELEERLQDYFGVRHVILTNNGTIALQVAYRALGVTGSAVTTPFSFVATSSTLQWESIRPRFADIDARTWNLDPARIEASLAPDTTAIVATHVFGNPCAVEEIQAVAQRNRLKVIYDGAHAFGSRYRDRSVLAWGDATTLSFHATKLFHTIEGGAIVTSDDELAKQIRLMCNFGIAGVDQIVGLGINAKLNEFSAAMGLCVLDEIDDILAQREEIAARYTASLSGYYDLQASESYARLNNSYYPIGLRDEAQVLRVRTALNEIGVNPRRYFYPSLDTLDYLAPQVPQVQSRELSQRILCLPLYPGLPQEIQRAVIEVLLLESGRVAVAV; from the coding sequence GTGATCAATGTGACCAAGACCTACCTGGGCAACCTAGACAAGTTCAAGGCCTATGTGGAACAGATCTACGCCTCCGGCTGGATCACCAACCACGGCCCCTTCGTCACGGAGTTGGAAGAGCGCCTGCAGGACTACTTCGGCGTTCGCCATGTGATTCTCACCAATAACGGCACCATCGCCCTGCAGGTGGCCTACCGCGCCCTGGGCGTGACCGGCAGTGCCGTCACCACCCCCTTCAGCTTCGTTGCCACCAGCAGCACGCTGCAGTGGGAGAGCATCCGCCCGCGCTTCGCCGACATCGACGCGCGGACCTGGAACCTCGACCCTGCCCGCATCGAAGCCAGCCTTGCGCCGGATACCACCGCGATCGTCGCCACCCACGTGTTCGGTAATCCCTGTGCGGTGGAGGAGATTCAGGCGGTGGCCCAGCGCAACCGGTTGAAGGTGATCTACGACGGTGCCCATGCCTTCGGTTCGCGCTACCGCGACCGCTCGGTCCTGGCCTGGGGCGATGCGACCACCCTGAGCTTCCACGCCACCAAGCTGTTCCACACCATCGAGGGCGGCGCCATCGTCACCTCCGATGACGAGTTGGCGAAGCAGATCCGCCTGATGTGCAACTTCGGCATTGCCGGCGTCGACCAGATCGTCGGCCTGGGGATCAACGCCAAGCTCAACGAGTTCTCCGCGGCCATGGGCCTGTGCGTGCTCGACGAGATCGACGACATCCTCGCCCAGCGCGAGGAAATTGCCGCCCGCTACACTGCGTCGCTCAGCGGCTACTACGACCTGCAGGCCAGCGAGAGCTACGCGCGGCTGAACAACAGCTACTACCCCATCGGGCTGCGCGACGAAGCCCAGGTGCTGCGCGTGCGTACTGCGCTGAACGAGATCGGAGTCAACCCGCGGCGCTACTTCTACCCGTCGCTGGACACCCTCGATTACCTCGCCCCGCAGGTGCCGCAGGTGCAGTCCCGCGAACTGAGCCAGCGCATCCTCTGCCTGCCCCTGTACCCGGGCCTGCCGCAGGAAATCCAGCGCGCCGTGATCGAAGTGCTGCTGCTGGAAAGCGGCCGCGTCGCGGTCGCGGTGTAA
- a CDS encoding WbqC family protein, whose translation MVHIVSLMQPYLFPYLGYFQLIAASSLFILGDSLQYTRRGWINRNRVLVGGKIWQFSFPLEQGSQTQAINERRLSDEMRLTNQRLLHTIRHAYHRAPCYEQVMPLLEEILEHPERNLSHFAEHSIRRICQYMQIDTPMTRVSELDLADDIGRDQRLIEAVKQTGGDVYLNPEGGRHLYSPDVFNAHGLELQFLRMEPVSYPQFSPDFVPSLSIIDVLMFNPPDELQRLLGRYTVERPAPSSDILGEYES comes from the coding sequence ATGGTCCATATCGTCAGCCTGATGCAGCCGTACCTGTTCCCCTACCTGGGATACTTCCAGCTGATCGCCGCGAGCAGTCTGTTCATTCTCGGCGACAGCCTGCAGTACACCCGGCGCGGCTGGATCAACCGCAATCGGGTGCTGGTCGGCGGCAAGATCTGGCAGTTCAGTTTTCCCCTGGAACAGGGCTCGCAGACCCAGGCGATCAACGAACGACGCCTGAGTGACGAGATGCGGCTGACCAACCAGCGGTTGCTGCACACGATCCGCCATGCCTACCACCGTGCGCCGTGCTACGAGCAGGTGATGCCGCTGCTGGAGGAAATCCTCGAACACCCCGAGCGCAACCTGTCGCACTTCGCCGAGCACTCGATCCGCCGCATCTGCCAGTACATGCAGATCGACACGCCGATGACGCGTGTCTCCGAGCTGGACCTGGCCGACGACATCGGCCGCGACCAGCGCCTGATCGAAGCGGTGAAGCAGACCGGTGGCGACGTCTACCTCAATCCCGAAGGCGGCCGTCACCTGTACTCGCCGGACGTGTTCAACGCCCACGGCCTGGAGTTGCAGTTCCTGCGCATGGAGCCGGTGAGCTACCCGCAGTTCAGCCCGGATTTCGTCCCCAGCCTGTCGATCATCGACGTGCTGATGTTCAACCCGCCAGACGAACTGCAGCGCCTGCTGGGCCGCTACACCGTGGAGCGACCTGCTCCGTCGTCCGACATCCTCGGGGAGTACGAGTCATGA
- a CDS encoding lipopolysaccharide biosynthesis protein — MRTARSLSMVRNTLLNYAGQAYAIVIGILIQPFYLGHLGAEAYGLIGFFAVLQTWLLLLDVGLSPALVRQVAHGRGVNGEGQDQARLLRSFELILLPLTAASTLAVFGGSGWIAGQWLNVQQLSPGLVAQCISLMGLLVALRLYATLYRSALQGQELHAYINGVNVFITTLRYFGGLLLVAHISQDPLVFFQFQVAVSLIEALLLGGKAYLWMDVRLLTRFCWDTVRPVLPFALGMSLTSCLWIVLTQLDKVLLSNLLPLQQYGYFSLVALISGGILSLVNPLAQSLLPRMTMLVAEGRHDDMQQLYLKANRFVCVLLFPMVAVIAAHGHDLVLAWSGDAVAASWCRPILVWYVLGSGLLAVASFQFYLQYAHGQLRMHVWYSVVSTLVSVPLVIASAYLYGVVGVALCWFGLRLVSFLIWPLIVHRTFAPELHGTWLRDTLQIAALSAAGLLLSEPFYTLLARSGERLWLLAALAACGLITLFLVGAGSAPALLRLFKPSHKPSV, encoded by the coding sequence ATGCGCACCGCACGCTCGCTGTCGATGGTCCGCAACACCCTGCTCAACTATGCAGGGCAGGCGTACGCCATCGTCATCGGCATCCTGATCCAGCCGTTCTACCTCGGCCACCTGGGCGCCGAGGCCTACGGCCTGATCGGCTTCTTCGCGGTGTTGCAGACCTGGTTGCTGCTGCTCGATGTCGGCCTGTCGCCGGCGCTGGTACGTCAGGTGGCCCACGGCCGTGGTGTGAACGGCGAAGGCCAGGACCAGGCACGCCTGCTGCGTTCGTTCGAGCTGATCCTGCTGCCGCTGACGGCCGCCAGCACCCTGGCGGTGTTCGGCGGCAGCGGCTGGATCGCCGGGCAGTGGCTGAACGTGCAGCAGTTGTCGCCGGGACTGGTGGCGCAGTGCATCAGCCTGATGGGGCTGCTGGTCGCCCTGCGTCTGTACGCCACGCTTTACCGCAGTGCACTGCAGGGCCAGGAACTGCACGCGTATATCAATGGCGTGAACGTGTTCATCACCACCCTGCGTTACTTCGGCGGCCTGCTGTTGGTGGCGCACATCAGCCAGGACCCGCTGGTGTTCTTCCAGTTCCAGGTCGCGGTATCGCTGATCGAGGCGCTGCTGCTGGGTGGCAAGGCCTACCTATGGATGGACGTGCGCCTGCTGACCCGCTTCTGCTGGGACACGGTGCGCCCGGTGCTGCCCTTCGCCCTGGGCATGTCGCTCACCTCCTGCCTGTGGATCGTCCTCACCCAGCTGGACAAGGTCCTGCTGTCGAACCTGCTGCCCCTGCAGCAGTACGGTTATTTCTCCCTGGTGGCGCTGATTTCCGGCGGCATTCTCAGCCTGGTCAACCCGCTGGCGCAGTCGCTGCTGCCGCGAATGACCATGCTGGTCGCCGAAGGACGCCACGACGACATGCAGCAGCTCTATCTCAAGGCGAACCGCTTTGTCTGTGTGCTGCTGTTCCCGATGGTCGCGGTGATCGCCGCTCATGGTCATGACCTGGTTCTGGCCTGGAGCGGCGATGCCGTGGCCGCCAGTTGGTGCCGGCCGATCCTCGTCTGGTACGTGCTGGGCTCCGGCCTGCTGGCAGTTGCCAGCTTCCAGTTCTACCTGCAGTACGCCCATGGCCAGCTGCGCATGCACGTCTGGTACAGCGTCGTTTCCACCCTGGTGAGCGTGCCGCTGGTGATCGCCAGCGCCTACCTGTACGGCGTCGTTGGCGTGGCGCTGTGCTGGTTCGGCCTGCGCCTGGTGTCCTTCCTGATCTGGCCGCTGATCGTGCACCGCACCTTCGCTCCGGAGCTGCACGGCACCTGGCTGCGCGACACCCTGCAGATCGCCGCGCTCAGCGCCGCCGGCCTGCTGCTCAGCGAGCCCTTCTACACACTGCTGGCCCGCTCGGGCGAGCGCCTGTGGCTGCTGGCGGCGCTCGCCGCGTGCGGCCTGATCACCCTGTTCCTCGTCGGCGCGGGCTCTGCCCCGGCTCTGCTGCGCCTGTTCAAACCGTCCCACAAGCCGAGTGTCTAG
- the rfaH gene encoding transcription/translation regulatory transformer protein RfaH: MNAVIGVDLEAAQYRWYLIQTKPHQELRAEENLGRQGFSCYRPVVGQGGRAQPLFPGYLFIRLDQQHDNWFPIRSTRGVARLVSFGAQPLAVADDLVEGIRQRLAAMPERRSSGFHEGQMVRVKCAGDCEVDAIFLCDDGTERGLILLNLLQREQRIRVPLSQLSAASGNDGWRA, translated from the coding sequence ATGAATGCTGTGATTGGCGTGGACCTGGAAGCCGCGCAATACCGCTGGTACCTGATCCAGACCAAGCCGCACCAGGAGCTGCGTGCCGAAGAGAACCTCGGTCGCCAGGGCTTCTCCTGCTACCGACCGGTGGTGGGGCAGGGCGGCCGGGCGCAACCGCTGTTCCCCGGCTACCTGTTCATCCGCCTCGATCAGCAGCACGACAACTGGTTCCCGATCCGCTCGACTCGGGGAGTGGCGCGCCTCGTCAGCTTTGGCGCGCAGCCGCTGGCAGTGGCCGACGACCTGGTGGAAGGCATCCGCCAGCGCCTGGCCGCCATGCCGGAGCGCCGCTCCAGCGGCTTCCACGAAGGGCAGATGGTGCGCGTGAAGTGCGCGGGCGATTGCGAAGTGGACGCGATCTTCCTCTGCGACGACGGCACCGAGCGCGGGCTGATCCTGCTCAACCTGCTGCAACGCGAACAACGCATCCGGGTCCCGCTCAGCCAGCTTTCGGCAGCGAGCGGAAACGACGGTTGGCGCGCCTGA
- a CDS encoding glycosyltransferase family 4 protein — MRLLLLNTLYAPHIGGGAEVMLQHMAEGLRARGHEVQVLCTGPDAGLQRETLNGVPVLRAGLRNLYWPFDDKSHGALKRLAWHGLDRYNRGMRRLLAKVLEEVEPDVVICHNLSGWSISAWDAIHAAGLPIVQVLHDQYLTCPRGVRFNKGRHCEQQCAPCALLRRSHAAASSDVDAVVGVSRYQLNTLLDAGYFSGSQTHVVYNGSPMAEVPVAPPASGRRPLRFGFIGALTPNKGVEWLIEQFQARGDDASLLIAGRGDAAYVNQLKSAADPQRVHFVGYRKASEFFAEIDVAVVPSLSPESFGLVALEACAHHLPVIASRMGGLVEVVQDEINGLLCSPEQPDSLGDAILRLARDPALRQRLASRAHEYVAPMLSLERMLDEYETILRHTLLTRGVQHGTAIPVSTL; from the coding sequence ATGAGACTGCTGCTGCTCAACACCCTCTACGCCCCGCATATCGGCGGCGGGGCGGAGGTCATGCTGCAGCACATGGCCGAGGGCCTGCGCGCGCGCGGCCATGAGGTACAGGTACTCTGCACCGGGCCGGACGCCGGCCTGCAGCGCGAGACGCTGAACGGCGTGCCGGTGCTGCGCGCCGGCCTGCGCAACCTTTACTGGCCCTTCGACGACAAGAGCCACGGCGCCCTGAAACGCCTCGCCTGGCACGGGCTGGACCGCTACAACCGCGGCATGCGCCGTCTGCTGGCGAAGGTGCTCGAAGAGGTCGAGCCGGACGTGGTGATCTGCCACAACCTGTCGGGCTGGTCGATCTCCGCCTGGGATGCGATCCATGCCGCCGGCCTGCCCATCGTGCAGGTCCTGCACGACCAGTACCTGACCTGCCCGCGCGGTGTGCGCTTCAACAAGGGCCGCCATTGCGAGCAGCAATGCGCACCCTGCGCGTTGTTGCGACGCTCCCATGCTGCGGCTTCGAGCGATGTCGACGCGGTGGTCGGTGTCAGTCGCTACCAGCTCAATACGCTGCTCGACGCCGGTTACTTCTCCGGCAGCCAGACCCACGTGGTCTACAACGGCTCGCCGATGGCAGAGGTGCCGGTCGCACCGCCGGCTTCCGGGCGCCGCCCGTTGCGCTTCGGCTTCATCGGCGCACTGACGCCGAACAAGGGCGTGGAGTGGTTGATCGAGCAGTTCCAGGCGCGCGGCGACGATGCCTCGCTGCTGATCGCCGGACGCGGCGACGCGGCCTACGTGAACCAGCTGAAGTCCGCCGCCGACCCGCAGCGCGTGCACTTCGTCGGCTACCGCAAGGCGTCCGAGTTCTTTGCCGAGATCGATGTCGCCGTGGTCCCCAGCCTGTCGCCGGAGTCCTTCGGTCTGGTGGCGCTGGAGGCCTGTGCGCACCACCTGCCGGTGATCGCCTCGCGCATGGGCGGGCTGGTGGAAGTCGTCCAGGACGAGATCAACGGCCTGCTCTGCTCGCCCGAGCAACCCGACTCGCTCGGTGACGCCATCCTGCGCCTGGCCCGGGACCCGGCGCTCCGCCAGCGCCTCGCCTCGCGAGCCCATGAATATGTGGCGCCGATGCTCAGCCTGGAGCGGATGCTCGACGAGTACGAAACCATCCTGCGCCACACCCTGCTTACCCGCGGAGTCCAGCATGGAACTGCAATCCCCGTATCCACGCTTTGA